Part of the Candidatus Glassbacteria bacterium genome is shown below.
GAAGGGTCTGCCGGTGGGTACGGTGCTGGAGGTGATCAGCGACGACGGAGGAATCGAGGCCGACCTGCCCGCCTGGTGCGTGGGTTATGGCCACGACTATCTGGGTTCTTTCCGCGACGGCGCGTGCTGGCGCCTCTACGTGAAGAAAAATGCGGTGGACTGATGAATTTCTGGCCTGTCAGTTACAATTACCTTGCCCTGCCGCTGATCCGGGCAGTGCTCCACCTGGCCTCCCCGTTCGTGGCCAAACTCTCCCAGGGCCTGAAGGGACGCAGGACGAGCTTTCCCGCAATCG
Proteins encoded:
- a CDS encoding sulfurtransferase TusA family protein yields the protein MLTEPIPADESLDTTGLYCPIPVIKTAEKMKGLPVGTVLEVISDDGGIEADLPAWCVGYGHDYLGSFRDGACWRLYVKKNAVD